One region of Armigeres subalbatus isolate Guangzhou_Male chromosome 3, GZ_Asu_2, whole genome shotgun sequence genomic DNA includes:
- the LOC134219434 gene encoding keratin, type II cytoskeletal 68 kDa, component IB-like, whose translation MKAMCVIAVLATVLVMANCAPYQIAYLVPVEVPLNRVARSAQFGSSAANAGAQSFNSGFGGFGGVSGSSANAASQSFSQGGGFGFPGFSGSSANAASQSFSGGAGGFPGFGGFSGSAANAGAQSFSG comes from the exons ATGAAGGCCATGTGTGTTATTGCTGTTCTTGCCACCGTTTTGGTGATGGCTAACTGTGCTCCTTATCAAA TTGCTTACTTGGTACCAGTAGAGGTTCCGCTGAACCGAGTAGCTCGTTCGGCGCAATTTGGTAGTAGTGCAGCCAATGCCGGTGCTCAGAGTTTCAACAGTGGCTTCGGAGGATTCGGTGGTGTCTCTGGAAGCTCGGCTAATGCCGCATCTCAATCCTTCAGTCAAGGTGGTGGCTTCGGATTTCCAG GATTCAGCGGAAGTTCTGCGAATGCAGCCTCTCAGAGCTTCTCCGGTGGTGCAGGTGGATTCCCAGGATTCGGTGGTTTCAGCGGATCAGCGGCGAACGCCGGCGCGCAATCCTTCAGTGGATAA